From Methanosarcinales archaeon:
GCTATGCAGATTTTTCTACAACCTCTGGAAATAGGCCCAGACCAGATATATACATTTTGCAATTGATAAAACGAAAACGATAGGTTTTTTTGAAAATTTAATATATCATAAGTATTATTTATTATAACTCAAGTTTGAGTGAAATTTCGCAAAAAAATTCCCATAATAATTTGAGATTGAAAGTCCGAACCTCAGAACCCCCTTCCGTAGTTATGACCACGCTTTTTCCTGGCCTTTCGCTGATTCTTGAGAAGGTCCGGGTTAAACACCAATATATGTCGTCTGCCACTGCTATCCACTCCCAGGTCTTCGTAGTAGTCTCTTTTGTTAAGTTCTTGAACCTCTCAGGCTTAAATCAATTCCGTTCAACATGTCTTTGTCCGGAGCAGTAATGTACAGATAGTTCTTGCTACCTTCCAGATGCTTCAGGTTATCTTCTGAGACCATTCCGCGATCGAAAACCATGATAACTTTTTTTAGATTGAATTTCTTTTTCCGTGACTGTGAGTGTAAATTCATAGTCTGCACCTTATGTATATGATTAAACGTAATGAGAAAAACGTGAGGAGTAGCAATTGTAGGTAGCTATTTATAGAGGGAAAATGAAGAATTTATGTGAGAAACTGACGAAGATGGGTTATTATTATTAACCCAATGAGGTACACAATATTACAATGTGATGGGGGAAAAATATACGGCAAGATATCTATGCACTGTTTGTAAAATATACATATATGATGAAAAGAAGGGCGATCCAGAGACCAATTTAGCAGCCAGGACTACTTTTAATAATATTCCTGGTACGTGGAGATGCCCAATCTGTGGTGCTACCAGGGATTCATTGAAATTAATAGCCTCAGACGAATTAAACCAGGTACATTCCCAAAAAGAGGAATTTACTCTTGTTAAGGTAAGAAATAACGCGCTTGAAAAACTTGCAGGTCTTTGTGGAGTCTACAAGGTTTGTGACGGTAACCCTACTGGTGGTGGCGTGAGGACCGGATTTGATGTAATGAAAATGCTTGCACTGGGTGCAAATGGTGTATTGATAGGTCGGGATATGATCAGGGCAGCCGTTGGCGGCGGACCCGAAGGGATTAAACTTCACTTTGATTACCTTAGAAGTGATCTGAAACGTGGGATGGTAATGACAGGCTGTAAATCAATTGATGATATTAATTGTAGAATATTCGATAAATAATTGGAGGTATTGAAATGGGTATAGGGGAGTCTGATTGGAAATAATATCATGAAGCTGAAGATTATATCAAGTCCAAGGTATTGGACTTTTTAAATAATAACAAATTTGCCCAAGAACTGGCAGAAGGGCTTGAAACCCAAACATCTACCAGATTATTTGACTGGATAGACTATATTGGGATCCCTGAAAATTATATTGATATTAATAAGCTTACTAATTTGAATTTTAGGGAAAATAAACATAGTGAATTGCCTCAACATACCAGATTATTCCATAATTCAGGAAGTATTTTCTTTCCAGTACTTGTGCATAGAGAAGATTATTTCGAACTGGCTCTCAAGGTCGAGGATATTGATAATTTTTGCAGGGTTCATGCCTTCGGAAGCCTGATCGAGGGTGAAAAGTTCTCAAAATTAAGGAAATTGGAAGTATCACAAGAGGGAAATTATCGTTTAACAGCTGTTGAGAGGAGGGGTTATTCAGGTTTTGTTATCAGGGGATCAACAGATATTGCAGAATATCTGACTGCATTGGAATTATTTTCTTCAAGGGAACGAGGATTTGATACAAATGAGGAGGGCCTGAAAGCACTTGAAGTACTTGTGAGGAAAATGCAGCGGGAACTGCACATACCCAGGATGGCAGATGCATTTTTCAGGGCTGAAAGGAAATACTGGGAAAGCAGGAACAAGGCAGCCAGGGTTCAAAAAGCAAGGCAGGATGAACTGGGTATGGGCTGGGGGAATCATGATCATCATACTTTCAGATCCTCAAGGAGCAATTTTATTCACCTGATCTGGATATTGGAACTTATGGGTATGGTTCCAAGGGAATCCTTTTATGCCGGTGCTCAGGCTGGCTGGGGTGCACAGCTTCTGGAACACCCGGATTGCAACATAGTAGTGTTTGCAGATGTTGATATGGGTGTTGATGAGAAACAGACCGACTTTGCCCATACAGGATTAGAATCAAGGGATAAGCTGGGTACAGTTGGCCTGTGGGTTGGACTGCATGGGGAGAGTATTATGCAAGCAGGTCTCCATCACCTTGCTGCAAGGGTCGATTTTGAGAAACAGGAGAATGAACTCCCCGGACATGGTATAAAAGTTATGGCACCCTTTTCAAATTTCAAGTTCCTGAGGCAGGATTTCACTTATGGGGAAAACTGGCAGGTTAACGAGAATCGCACAAGACATCTATTGGATAATGGATTGATAACCAGGGAACAATATGATAAATTTGTAAACAT
This genomic window contains:
- a CDS encoding alpha-hydroxy-acid oxidizing protein, encoding MGEKYTARYLCTVCKIYIYDEKKGDPETNLAARTTFNNIPGTWRCPICGATRDSLKLIASDELNQVHSQKEEFTLVKVRNNALEKLAGLCGVYKVCDGNPTGGGVRTGFDVMKMLALGANGVLIGRDMIRAAVGGGPEGIKLHFDYLRSDLKRGMVMTGCKSIDDINCRIFDK